In one Desulfoferula mesophila genomic region, the following are encoded:
- a CDS encoding phosphodiester glycosidase family protein, producing MHHRKLIILAALALFLPACLALPARAQETAAPLKWQTLSTGMEFVLWDNLTPSRSGSSQVALLRIDPRRYDFKVLAAPEGQEGETAGRWREASGALAVFNAGLYTPEGRHLGYLLQDGKELSPLVPQQDGLFLAGPRETELPPARIIDLRYTPFDPKLNPYRQAAQSLMLLDRFGMIRVRRSPRVANRTALALDDQGRILVVVTEGGHTLWELAQALKNSGLALREVMTMDGGAESQLAVAVGDFTYEHYGRLSPAPDLPWARQALPAVLAVFKKN from the coding sequence ATGCACCACCGCAAGCTCATAATCCTCGCCGCCTTGGCGCTGTTCCTGCCGGCCTGTCTGGCCCTCCCGGCCCGGGCCCAGGAAACCGCCGCCCCGCTGAAGTGGCAAACCCTGTCTACCGGCATGGAATTCGTCCTGTGGGACAACCTGACCCCCTCGCGCAGCGGCAGCTCTCAGGTGGCCCTCCTGCGCATCGACCCAAGGCGCTACGACTTCAAGGTGCTGGCCGCTCCGGAGGGCCAGGAGGGAGAAACCGCCGGGCGATGGCGGGAGGCCAGCGGGGCCCTGGCCGTGTTCAACGCCGGGCTCTACACCCCCGAGGGGCGTCACCTGGGCTACCTACTGCAAGACGGCAAGGAACTGAGCCCCTTGGTGCCCCAGCAGGACGGCCTGTTTTTGGCCGGGCCCCGGGAGACGGAGCTACCCCCCGCCCGCATCATCGACCTGCGCTACACCCCCTTTGACCCCAAGCTCAACCCCTACCGCCAAGCGGCCCAATCCCTGATGCTGCTGGACCGCTTCGGCATGATCAGGGTGCGCCGCTCGCCCAGGGTGGCCAACCGCACCGCCCTGGCCCTGGACGACCAGGGGCGCATCCTGGTGGTGGTGACCGAGGGAGGGCATACCCTGTGGGAGCTGGCCCAAGCGCTCAAAAACAGCGGCTTGGCCCTGCGGGAAGTCATGACCATGGACGGAGGGGCCGAGTCCCAGCTGGCCGTGGCGGTGGGCGATTTCACCTATGAGCATTACGGGCGGCTCAGCCCGGCCCCGGACCTGCCCTGGGCCCGCCAGGCCCTGCCCGCGGTTCTGGCCGTATTCAAAAAAAATTAG